One stretch of Pigmentiphaga aceris DNA includes these proteins:
- a CDS encoding DUF4214 domain-containing protein has product MATPTSQQLAIARLYTALFNRAPDADGFAFWLQALEGGATLNALAQSMVSAPEALLLYPPGQTDAQFVTSYYTSVFGRTPDAEGLAFWTAALAAQGGAVNTAARAALTMQIGAIASTPLTSKPEGMSDAAYAQTVADRARFINKTEFGVYFAADLKSNDLALAKSTLALVTDNPASITAATNLARGIIDPAPPEVIPALTAADTAPTIASKLDAYSGAVATVDATGMTPAQLIEVANRTNKIADAGITGALALSNALSIGQITALLGTKTGDASATVNVDASGMDLGRVVALSNGVAKIDSITNLALVLVDVPDVVSNNLLGKAMAGAVTAVVTGASNTELSTLAASITKIATAGITGTLSLSNTQTADELTALLGAQTDATATVTVDVSGMSAAKLEAVGSGAAKVDTLSGLSSLTASALSATAIAGLLSKVAADSMAVDATDATAAKLSALASAIGKITAGGITGTLALSNAQSSSELTALLGAQTGDAAATVTVDATNMDTTQLDAVANGIAKVDTLSSLPAVTSAWSVPTINTLLAKVAAATVSVTATGLVDLQLSSIVTYIDKIVAGGITGTLSLSNSQDAAALTALLGTKTGDDTATVNASSMTALQLNAVGENSAKVHTVNSLPQLVLADLSEAATAGLMGKASSTQLTVLATGASPMVLTALAANIGKVDTAGITGTLNLSNMQLDHELTALLGAQTGDGTATVTVDAGGMNASKLEIVGQAAAKVDTVVGLNTLSASALSATTLSGLLSKVAANTARVDATDATAAKLSALASNIDNIFGSAFFGGGIIGMFTLSNALSDTELSALLGKTDESATVNVNASGMNAAKLEAVAAGITNVDTLTDLPQLVLADLSDTATDALLSKMQTGSTVSVVATGATANELASVFVYIDKIAADGITGTLALTSNQGDMSIANLLSKTPTAATVNVDAAGMTSNQLTAIASFISKVDTLTNVQIDLGVTGNSATENLLAKSSVGSARVIAGNTTTSSQIASLSNHIDNVKVDGITGTLILNRSNVTADQLTALLSTKTADAATVDVNASGMSVAQLAAVGLGAAKVDTLSGLPSLVLGDAAMTDAVTAGLLSKAGANSVSVDATGASDEELKSLADNIGRLATNGITGTLALSSNLTAVQLTALLGAKTDAAATVNVDATGMDLASLQAVVAGIGKVDRLTNLPLGSLTDTQTSDLLTNVTTDGSVSVVATGASANEVGLLVTHMAKIANDGITGDITLTSAPLSSELSSLLQTKIALAANVTIDATGMDNDRLLVVGSTTGIAKTDSITNLQFTAGPPFTGAAIGNLLSKAAPATAKVDMSGATGTAIGHVATYIANIATGGITNLSLSLANVDDVATSALLSKAAVGTAMVVATDATANEATALLGNLTNVSDAGITGTLILNMTQYADADKATLKTKLAVAADPVLRIAGTSGGDVLNLSGWTGILRVDGGAGADAITLNGAGGNKVFIGSALESRGTVVGTESNTNNIDVITGLTGADVLRLSSVPGVFGTNITFAPSTSKHFYFVSNLSANTLDEVWASVSSPLASDNAAARFYSVGVTGGALAGSRFLILNDHDATVNASDTMIALVGSTTTPTVEFGI; this is encoded by the coding sequence GTGGCCACTCCGACCTCACAACAGCTCGCCATCGCAAGGCTCTATACCGCCCTGTTCAATCGAGCCCCTGACGCCGATGGCTTCGCGTTCTGGCTGCAAGCGCTGGAAGGCGGCGCAACCTTGAACGCGCTGGCGCAGTCCATGGTGAGCGCGCCCGAGGCGCTGCTGCTTTATCCGCCGGGACAGACCGACGCGCAGTTCGTCACCAGCTACTACACCAGCGTGTTCGGTCGTACGCCAGACGCCGAAGGGCTGGCGTTCTGGACGGCGGCCTTGGCGGCGCAGGGCGGGGCGGTCAACACGGCTGCTCGTGCGGCGCTGACCATGCAGATTGGCGCAATTGCTTCCACACCGCTTACCAGCAAACCCGAAGGCATGAGCGACGCGGCCTATGCGCAGACGGTGGCCGACCGGGCTCGTTTCATCAACAAGACTGAATTCGGCGTGTATTTCGCGGCGGACCTGAAAAGCAATGACCTGGCGCTGGCGAAGTCGACTCTCGCGCTGGTTACCGACAACCCGGCGTCGATCACGGCGGCAACCAATCTGGCGCGCGGCATTATCGACCCGGCTCCGCCAGAGGTGATTCCCGCCCTTACCGCAGCGGACACCGCACCCACCATCGCAAGCAAGTTGGACGCTTACTCTGGCGCGGTCGCCACGGTCGATGCGACCGGCATGACGCCGGCCCAGCTGATCGAGGTCGCCAACAGGACAAACAAGATCGCCGACGCGGGGATCACCGGCGCGCTGGCACTGAGCAACGCCCTGAGCATCGGACAGATCACCGCTTTGCTGGGCACGAAGACAGGCGATGCGAGCGCAACCGTCAATGTCGACGCCAGTGGCATGGATCTTGGCAGGGTCGTCGCCCTCAGCAATGGCGTCGCGAAGATCGACAGCATCACCAATCTGGCGCTGGTGTTGGTCGACGTGCCCGATGTCGTGAGCAACAACCTGCTTGGCAAGGCCATGGCGGGCGCGGTCACGGCGGTGGTAACGGGTGCGAGCAACACGGAACTGTCCACGCTTGCCGCCAGCATCACCAAGATCGCCACGGCGGGCATTACCGGCACCTTGAGTCTGTCGAACACGCAGACTGCCGATGAGCTGACTGCCTTGCTGGGCGCGCAGACCGATGCAACGGCGACCGTCACGGTGGATGTCAGCGGCATGAGCGCGGCCAAGCTCGAAGCCGTGGGGTCAGGCGCGGCAAAAGTGGACACCTTGTCCGGTCTGTCGTCCTTGACCGCGAGCGCGTTGTCGGCCACCGCCATCGCCGGGCTGCTGAGCAAGGTCGCCGCCGATAGCATGGCGGTGGATGCAACCGACGCCACGGCTGCGAAGCTGTCGGCGCTTGCGAGCGCCATCGGCAAGATCACCGCCGGTGGCATCACGGGTACGCTTGCCTTGTCGAATGCGCAGAGCAGCAGCGAGCTGACTGCCTTGCTGGGCGCGCAAACCGGCGACGCGGCGGCCACCGTCACCGTCGATGCCACCAACATGGATACGACACAACTCGATGCCGTGGCCAACGGTATTGCCAAGGTCGACACGCTGAGCAGCCTGCCTGCCGTGACCAGCGCCTGGTCCGTCCCCACGATAAATACGCTGCTGGCCAAGGTGGCTGCTGCGACGGTCAGTGTGACGGCGACCGGCCTGGTTGACCTCCAGTTGTCATCGATCGTGACCTACATCGACAAGATCGTCGCGGGTGGCATCACCGGCACGCTGAGCCTGTCGAACTCCCAAGACGCGGCGGCACTCACGGCCTTGCTCGGCACCAAGACCGGCGACGACACCGCCACCGTGAACGCCAGCAGCATGACGGCGTTGCAGCTCAACGCGGTCGGCGAAAATTCCGCCAAGGTCCACACCGTGAACAGCCTGCCGCAACTGGTGCTCGCCGACCTGAGCGAGGCGGCGACCGCCGGCCTGATGGGCAAGGCCAGTTCGACCCAATTGACCGTGCTGGCAACGGGCGCGAGCCCCATGGTGCTGACCGCGCTGGCTGCCAACATTGGCAAGGTGGACACGGCTGGCATCACCGGCACCTTGAACCTGTCGAACATGCAGCTCGACCACGAGTTGACCGCCTTGCTGGGTGCGCAGACAGGTGATGGGACGGCGACGGTCACGGTGGACGCCGGTGGCATGAACGCGAGCAAGCTCGAAATAGTGGGGCAGGCCGCAGCAAAAGTGGACACCGTGGTCGGCCTGAACACCTTGAGCGCAAGTGCGCTGTCGGCCACCACCCTCAGTGGGCTGCTGAGCAAGGTCGCCGCCAATACCGCGCGGGTGGATGCGACCGACGCCACGGCCGCGAAGCTGTCGGCGCTTGCGAGCAACATCGACAACATCTTCGGCAGCGCCTTCTTCGGTGGCGGCATCATAGGCATGTTTACTTTGTCGAATGCGCTGAGCGACACCGAACTGAGCGCCCTGTTGGGCAAGACTGACGAGAGCGCCACGGTCAATGTAAATGCCAGCGGCATGAACGCCGCAAAACTGGAAGCAGTGGCCGCCGGCATCACCAATGTCGATACCTTGACTGACCTGCCGCAACTGGTGCTGGCCGACCTGTCGGACACGGCGACGGACGCCTTGCTGTCCAAGATGCAGACCGGCAGCACGGTCAGTGTGGTGGCGACCGGTGCGACCGCCAACGAACTGGCGTCGGTGTTTGTCTATATCGACAAGATTGCGGCCGACGGCATCACAGGTACGCTGGCATTGACGAGTAACCAGGGCGACATGTCGATCGCAAACTTGCTGAGCAAGACGCCAACGGCCGCGACCGTGAACGTCGATGCTGCGGGCATGACCAGCAATCAGCTGACTGCGATTGCATCGTTCATCTCCAAGGTCGACACCCTCACCAATGTGCAGATTGACTTGGGCGTCACTGGCAACTCTGCGACGGAGAACCTGCTGGCAAAGTCCAGCGTCGGGAGCGCCCGGGTCATCGCGGGCAACACCACCACGAGTTCGCAGATAGCATCATTGAGCAACCACATCGACAACGTGAAGGTGGATGGCATTACCGGCACGCTGATACTGAACCGTAGCAACGTCACCGCCGATCAACTCACCGCCCTGCTGAGCACCAAGACGGCCGACGCTGCGACGGTCGACGTCAACGCCTCGGGCATGAGCGTTGCGCAACTGGCAGCGGTCGGTCTGGGTGCCGCCAAGGTGGACACGCTGAGCGGTCTCCCGAGCCTGGTTCTGGGGGATGCTGCAATGACCGACGCCGTGACGGCCGGCCTGCTGAGCAAGGCGGGTGCCAATTCGGTGTCTGTGGATGCAACAGGTGCTTCCGATGAGGAGTTGAAATCGCTTGCCGACAACATTGGCAGGCTCGCGACCAATGGCATCACTGGCACGCTGGCCTTGTCCAGCAACTTGACGGCCGTCCAGCTTACCGCCTTGCTCGGCGCAAAGACTGACGCGGCCGCGACCGTCAACGTGGATGCCACGGGCATGGACCTGGCAAGCCTCCAGGCCGTCGTCGCAGGGATCGGCAAGGTCGACCGCCTGACTAACCTGCCGCTGGGTAGTCTGACGGACACGCAGACCTCGGACTTGTTGACCAATGTCACGACCGACGGCAGCGTCTCCGTGGTGGCGACTGGTGCAAGTGCCAACGAGGTAGGGTTGCTTGTCACGCATATGGCAAAGATCGCCAACGATGGCATCACGGGAGATATCACGCTGACAAGCGCGCCGTTGTCTTCTGAACTGAGCAGTCTTCTGCAGACGAAGATTGCGCTGGCCGCGAACGTCACGATCGACGCGACGGGCATGGACAACGACCGACTCTTGGTCGTGGGGTCAACGACCGGTATTGCGAAAACTGACAGCATTACCAATCTGCAGTTCACCGCCGGGCCACCGTTCACCGGTGCCGCGATAGGCAATCTATTGTCGAAGGCCGCACCGGCCACGGCTAAGGTCGATATGAGCGGTGCCACAGGAACGGCGATTGGCCACGTGGCGACCTACATCGCCAATATCGCCACCGGCGGCATCACCAACCTGAGTCTGTCGTTGGCGAACGTTGACGACGTCGCAACCTCTGCGTTGTTGTCAAAGGCCGCAGTCGGGACGGCAATGGTTGTCGCAACCGACGCAACGGCAAACGAGGCGACTGCATTGCTGGGCAATCTAACGAACGTTTCAGACGCCGGCATCACGGGCACGTTGATCTTGAACATGACGCAGTACGCCGATGCAGACAAAGCGACTCTGAAGACGAAGCTGGCCGTGGCTGCCGACCCCGTGCTCAGGATTGCAGGTACCAGCGGTGGCGACGTGCTGAATCTGAGCGGTTGGACCGGTATCCTCAGGGTGGACGGCGGCGCGGGTGCCGATGCCATCACCTTGAACGGTGCGGGTGGCAACAAGGTGTTCATCGGCTCCGCGCTCGAAAGTCGGGGCACGGTGGTGGGCACTGAGTCGAACACCAACAATATCGACGTGATCACCGGGCTGACCGGCGCCGACGTGCTGCGTTTGTCCTCTGTACCAGGCGTTTTCGGCACCAACATCACATTCGCGCCCAGCACCAGCAAGCACTTCTATTTCGTGAGCAACCTCAGTGCAAATACCTTAGACGAGGTATGGGCCTCGGTGTCGAGCCCGCTGGCGTCAGACAACGCTGCCGCCCGCTTCTATAGCGTCGGCGTGACGGGTGGGGCGCTTGCCGGCAGTAGGTTCCTGATCCTGAACGACCACGATGCCACCGTGAACGCCAGTGATACGATGATCGCCTTGGTGGGCTCGACCACAACGCCGACAGTCGAATTCGGCATCTGA
- a CDS encoding DUF4214 domain-containing protein translates to MATPTSPQLAIARLYTALFNRAPDADGFAFWVRALENGASLSVLAQSMLTAPESVALYPAGQTDAQFVTSYYTSVFGRTPDPDGLAFWSAALAAQGGAGNPAARATLIQQISTIASAPLTEKPAGMSDAAYAQTVADRGRFINKTEFGVWFAAELKSNDQALAKNTFALVTDNPGSLTAATNLGNGSAVPPVTEPAPIVVPHITVADTPAAIAAKFAAYAGTAGTVDATGLGVAQLQEVVLARAKITSVTGTLLLTSGLSQPELAALVINMVNLDTIVNVDATGMSLDQLSPIGMSPSVVSVVNNLQLSLSGVSVLVVNGLLLRAVDASVVATGANAVTVGALANHAAKLIDNGITGTLVMTSDLSDTQITALLGAKTADAANVTVNAAGMNGTRLAALAGNLDKVDSITNMSFTANDPALTSNIVTALLAKAAVGSVSANVSGASADFMATVISQNALFADSGITGDITLTKSTSVADITTLLGSKTAVAANVTINALAALNQSMPGATELGLSDTQLAAVAAGIDKVDLIVRPYLKLASFDDTATIALLSKASNAIIDTGNNAGSATELSFLMSNLSKVGDKSLGGTIVLTSAQLASTGGLLGAKLYTGALTINGDATNDTIDLSSLSATQALSTSVAVNPGAGADKLIFGRVPSQVQAQTVHVGSRAETRTDPLTTDTNTDNFDTLLGVARLGTGTDAVILRFEGPTGAFGAGLEFRSAHTAVQSPSSVNVTVTAASTMADILAAANTLNPVASSSSVLVLPAPPQPDPNEGPKAYLVRATGTGGLADKTYLIVNDEVPEITLADTIVVIGGATVPVDTFFVTTVGA, encoded by the coding sequence ATGGCCACTCCGACTTCCCCGCAACTTGCCATCGCGCGGCTGTACACCGCCTTGTTCAACCGTGCGCCGGATGCGGACGGTTTTGCATTCTGGGTGCGTGCCCTGGAAAACGGAGCATCATTGTCCGTGCTGGCGCAGTCCATGCTCACGGCCCCCGAATCCGTCGCGCTTTATCCGGCCGGGCAGACCGACGCGCAGTTCGTCACCAGCTACTACACCAGCGTCTTTGGCCGCACCCCCGATCCCGACGGGCTGGCATTCTGGTCGGCCGCGCTGGCTGCACAAGGCGGCGCTGGCAACCCAGCGGCGCGCGCCACGCTTATCCAGCAGATCAGCACCATCGCATCGGCACCGCTGACCGAAAAGCCCGCCGGCATGAGCGACGCTGCGTATGCGCAGACCGTGGCCGACCGTGGGCGCTTCATCAACAAGACCGAGTTCGGGGTGTGGTTTGCTGCTGAACTGAAAAGCAACGACCAGGCCCTGGCGAAGAACACGTTTGCCCTGGTGACGGACAATCCCGGTTCGCTGACGGCGGCCACCAATCTGGGTAACGGAAGTGCCGTACCTCCCGTCACAGAACCCGCCCCGATTGTCGTGCCGCATATCACGGTGGCCGACACCCCGGCCGCCATTGCCGCCAAGTTTGCCGCCTACGCTGGTACGGCCGGCACCGTGGATGCGACGGGTCTTGGCGTGGCGCAGCTGCAAGAGGTGGTGCTGGCCCGCGCAAAGATCACGAGCGTGACTGGAACCCTGTTGTTGACCAGCGGTTTGAGCCAACCCGAGTTGGCTGCGCTGGTGATCAACATGGTCAACCTGGACACTATTGTCAATGTCGATGCGACCGGCATGAGCCTGGATCAGCTGTCACCGATTGGCATGTCTCCCAGTGTCGTGTCAGTTGTGAATAACCTTCAGCTTTCCTTGAGCGGCGTGTCGGTCCTCGTGGTCAACGGGTTGCTGCTGCGTGCCGTCGATGCCAGCGTGGTGGCAACTGGTGCAAACGCTGTCACGGTCGGTGCGCTGGCAAACCATGCCGCCAAGCTCATCGATAACGGCATCACCGGCACGCTGGTGATGACATCGGACTTGAGTGACACGCAGATCACCGCCCTGTTGGGTGCGAAGACGGCTGACGCTGCCAACGTGACGGTCAATGCCGCTGGCATGAACGGAACCCGTCTGGCAGCCTTGGCCGGCAACCTGGACAAGGTCGACAGCATCACCAATATGTCATTCACCGCCAACGATCCCGCGTTGACCAGCAATATTGTCACTGCCCTGCTGGCCAAGGCGGCCGTGGGTAGCGTCAGCGCCAACGTGAGCGGTGCGTCTGCGGATTTCATGGCGACCGTCATCAGCCAGAACGCGCTTTTTGCCGACAGCGGCATCACAGGCGACATAACGCTGACCAAGAGCACAAGCGTGGCCGACATCACGACCCTGCTAGGCAGCAAGACGGCCGTGGCAGCCAACGTGACGATCAACGCGCTGGCGGCGCTCAACCAGAGCATGCCCGGTGCGACCGAACTTGGCTTGAGCGACACGCAGCTTGCTGCGGTGGCCGCGGGGATCGACAAGGTCGATCTCATCGTCCGGCCATACCTGAAGCTGGCAAGTTTCGACGACACGGCTACGATCGCGCTTCTGTCGAAAGCCAGCAATGCCATTATCGACACCGGTAACAACGCAGGCAGTGCTACCGAATTGTCCTTTCTGATGAGCAATCTTTCCAAGGTAGGCGACAAGAGCCTTGGCGGGACGATTGTCTTGACCAGTGCACAGCTGGCATCCACTGGGGGACTGCTGGGTGCCAAGCTTTACACGGGGGCGTTGACGATCAATGGCGATGCGACCAACGACACCATCGACCTGAGCAGCTTGAGCGCCACGCAGGCGCTCAGCACCAGTGTGGCCGTGAATCCGGGCGCAGGGGCAGACAAACTCATTTTCGGACGGGTTCCTTCGCAGGTGCAGGCCCAGACCGTCCACGTCGGTTCCCGGGCCGAGACGCGCACCGACCCGCTGACGACCGACACCAATACCGACAACTTCGACACCTTGCTGGGCGTTGCCCGCCTTGGTACTGGCACGGATGCGGTCATCCTTCGCTTTGAAGGGCCGACAGGCGCATTTGGCGCGGGGTTGGAATTCCGATCTGCACACACGGCAGTCCAAAGCCCGTCCAGCGTCAACGTCACGGTGACTGCGGCGTCTACCATGGCCGATATCCTGGCGGCAGCAAATACCTTGAACCCGGTCGCGTCGAGCAGCTCCGTGCTGGTCCTGCCCGCGCCACCCCAGCCGGATCCGAACGAAGGGCCCAAGGCTTACCTGGTACGGGCGACGGGAACGGGCGGTCTGGCTGACAAGACCTACCTGATTGTGAACGACGAGGTGCCGGAAATCACGCTGGCCGACACGATTGTGGTGATTGGCGGTGCCACGGTTCCGGTCGATACGTTCTTTGTCACGACGGTGGGGGCGTGA
- a CDS encoding SDR family NAD(P)-dependent oxidoreductase — MRLANKLAVVTAAASGMGRAGVELFLKEGARVAAVDVNPDGLAKLAADMKAAGYTIETVQADLSKPAEMRSSIHEAAEKLGGIDVLWAHAGIPGPGGIENLDVDAFRQALDLNVTSAALQAGEVITHMRKRGGGSIIFTASVSGLVGSMWSPIYSAAKFAVVGLGKSLSQTFAPDNVRVNVVCPGLAETPMKLGFTGRSGDPVQAAAAEARMVAAVPMGRLCQPHEAAHAVLWLASDDASYVTGVALPVDGGFTAR, encoded by the coding sequence ATGCGACTCGCGAACAAGCTCGCGGTAGTGACGGCAGCGGCATCCGGCATGGGCCGCGCCGGTGTTGAACTGTTCTTGAAAGAAGGTGCACGAGTAGCCGCCGTGGACGTGAACCCGGACGGCCTGGCGAAACTTGCCGCCGACATGAAAGCCGCTGGCTACACCATCGAAACCGTCCAGGCTGATCTGTCCAAGCCTGCGGAAATGCGCAGCTCCATCCACGAAGCCGCAGAGAAGCTGGGCGGCATCGACGTGCTGTGGGCCCACGCCGGCATTCCCGGCCCGGGCGGCATCGAAAACCTGGACGTGGACGCGTTCCGCCAGGCACTGGATTTGAATGTGACTTCGGCCGCATTGCAGGCCGGTGAGGTCATTACCCACATGCGCAAACGCGGCGGTGGATCGATCATCTTCACGGCATCGGTGTCGGGGCTGGTTGGGTCAATGTGGAGCCCGATCTATTCCGCTGCGAAGTTTGCGGTGGTGGGCTTGGGCAAGTCCTTGTCGCAGACCTTTGCGCCCGACAATGTGCGTGTGAATGTGGTGTGCCCGGGCTTGGCTGAAACGCCGATGAAGCTGGGCTTCACGGGGCGATCGGGTGATCCGGTGCAAGCGGCTGCGGCAGAGGCCCGCATGGTTGCTGCGGTGCCGATGGGCCGTCTGTGTCAACCGCATGAAGCGGCGCATGCGGTGCTGTGGCTGGCGTCGGACGATGCGTCGTATGTGACGGGTGTGGCGCTGCCGGTGGATGGTGGGTTTACGGCGCGTTGA
- a CDS encoding GNAT family N-acetyltransferase — MKLKLTTPRLRLRPWLPSDRAPFAALTADHEVMEHFPTTLTRAQSDALADILANEIAEQGWGFWAVEVPGVSDFIGFVGIHEPRFELPISPCVEIGWRIAKEHWGKGYATEAARAALAVGFEQLGLEEIVSFTVPTNQRSQRVMQRLGMVHADEFFDHPALEAGHPMRRHILYRLRRDAWRAAQAE; from the coding sequence ATGAAACTCAAGCTCACCACCCCCCGCCTGCGCCTTCGCCCCTGGCTGCCGTCCGACCGCGCGCCCTTTGCCGCGCTGACGGCAGACCATGAAGTCATGGAGCATTTCCCAACCACCCTGACGCGTGCGCAAAGCGATGCGCTGGCTGACATTCTGGCCAACGAAATCGCGGAGCAGGGCTGGGGGTTCTGGGCGGTGGAAGTGCCGGGCGTGTCCGACTTCATCGGCTTTGTCGGCATCCACGAACCGCGTTTCGAACTGCCGATTTCGCCGTGCGTGGAAATCGGCTGGCGGATCGCCAAGGAGCATTGGGGCAAAGGTTATGCAACGGAAGCCGCGCGGGCCGCGTTGGCGGTTGGCTTCGAGCAATTAGGGCTGGAAGAAATCGTGTCGTTCACCGTGCCGACGAACCAACGGTCACAGCGCGTGATGCAGCGGCTTGGCATGGTGCACGCAGACGAGTTCTTCGATCATCCGGCATTGGAAGCCGGGCATCCGATGCGGCGGCACATTCTTTACCGACTGCGGCGGGACGCGTGGCGCGCTGCGCAGGCAGAGTAA
- a CDS encoding DUF4214 domain-containing protein, which yields MATPTPEQAAISGLYVALFNRAPDADGFAFWLSALENGASLSAVAQSMMGAPETVALYPAGQTNAQFVTSYYTSVFGRAPDPEGLAFWSAALAAQGGADNVAARASLTMQIGAIASTPLTSKPDGMSDAAYAQTVADRGRFINKTEFGVVFAAELKSNDLALAKSSAALVTADPASLTVANSAASGTPVPAPNPGVAEPAPEPVLVITAADLPVDITGKFAAYAYRSAAVDATGMNAAQLSAVAAASGKIAANGITGSFSLSNTQTAQEIAALLGTKTAIAATVSGHVR from the coding sequence ATGGCCACCCCCACCCCTGAGCAAGCCGCTATTTCCGGGCTGTATGTCGCCCTGTTCAACCGTGCGCCCGACGCGGATGGGTTCGCCTTCTGGTTGAGTGCGCTGGAAAACGGCGCATCGCTGAGCGCCGTGGCGCAGTCCATGATGGGTGCACCCGAAACCGTCGCGTTGTATCCGGCGGGGCAGACCAACGCGCAGTTCGTTACAAGTTACTACACCAGCGTATTCGGTCGCGCACCGGACCCCGAAGGCCTGGCGTTCTGGTCAGCTGCACTGGCCGCCCAGGGTGGGGCAGACAATGTAGCGGCACGCGCGTCCCTGACCATGCAGATCGGCGCAATCGCGTCGACCCCGCTTACCAGCAAACCCGATGGCATGAGCGACGCGGCCTACGCACAGACGGTGGCCGACCGGGGACGTTTCATCAACAAGACCGAGTTCGGGGTGGTTTTCGCCGCCGAGTTGAAGAGCAATGACCTGGCATTGGCGAAGTCGTCCGCTGCGCTGGTGACGGCCGACCCAGCATCGCTGACCGTGGCGAACAGTGCCGCCAGCGGTACGCCCGTACCAGCGCCGAATCCCGGCGTTGCCGAACCAGCACCGGAACCGGTGCTGGTCATTACCGCTGCCGATCTCCCCGTCGACATCACCGGCAAGTTTGCCGCTTATGCCTACCGCAGTGCGGCGGTCGATGCCACCGGCATGAACGCGGCGCAACTGAGCGCGGTCGCGGCGGCATCCGGCAAGATCGCGGCCAATGGCATTACCGGCAGCTTTTCGCTGAGCAACACGCAGACCGCCCAGGAAATCGCTGCCTTGCTGGGCACGAAGACCGCTATTGCCGCCACCGTGAGCGGGCATGTTCGGTGA
- a CDS encoding putative quinol monooxygenase, translating into MSEIPGVAIFVAKPGEEAKLEVLLRGLVEPTRQEPGCLQYDLHVDIKEPRRFVFIERWESQEALAGHGKTAHIAYFREHGPALIEHKEVDFLRKI; encoded by the coding sequence ATGTCCGAGATTCCAGGCGTTGCCATTTTTGTCGCCAAACCTGGCGAAGAAGCCAAGCTTGAAGTGTTGCTGCGCGGCCTGGTCGAACCGACCCGGCAAGAGCCCGGTTGCCTGCAATACGACTTGCATGTGGATATCAAGGAACCGCGCCGCTTTGTGTTCATCGAACGGTGGGAAAGCCAGGAAGCGCTGGCAGGGCACGGGAAAACGGCGCACATCGCCTACTTCCGCGAGCACGGCCCGGCGCTGATCGAGCACAAGGAAGTGGATTTCCTGCGCAAAATCTGA